The proteins below are encoded in one region of Solidesulfovibrio sp.:
- a CDS encoding Fic family protein: MNPIRVFISSVQRELAAERAALRDFLAGDALMRRFFVPFLFEDIPAADRRADHVYLDEVSACDIYVGLFGLDYGYEDAEGVSPTQREFEQATRAHKHRLIFIKSAAAASRHPKMLALIRQAESQLVRRRFASTPELVSGLYAALIQYLEDKELIRTGPFDASPCPRAALADLDEERMRVFIRRARRARNFPLPEEATPAELLTHLNLLDGERIANAAMLLFGRQPQWFLLSSEVKCAHYHGLEVAKPIPSYQVYKGTVFDLVDQAVDFVLSKINLHVGTREAGPEAPVEYEIPRDAVAEAIVNAVAHRDYTSAGSVQVMLFADRLEVWNPGTLPPSLSLDKLRGPHGSVPGNPLLAEPLYLARYIERMGTGTGDMIRRCREAGLAEPAFSVSDGFTTTLWRKVVASAPEVTREVTHEVTREVTREVARVVEVMGGEMKRVEIQEALGLSDEDSFRKVYLVPALEAGVVEMTIPDKPRSSKQRYRLTALGRALRETLAKQSG; encoded by the coding sequence ATGAACCCCATCCGCGTCTTCATCAGCAGTGTCCAGCGGGAACTGGCGGCAGAGCGGGCAGCCCTGCGCGATTTCCTGGCCGGCGATGCACTGATGCGGCGCTTTTTTGTCCCCTTCCTTTTCGAAGACATCCCCGCCGCCGACCGGCGCGCCGACCATGTGTATCTGGATGAGGTGTCGGCCTGCGACATCTACGTGGGCCTGTTCGGCCTTGATTACGGCTACGAGGACGCCGAAGGCGTCTCCCCCACCCAGCGGGAATTCGAGCAGGCCACCCGCGCGCACAAGCACCGCCTGATCTTTATCAAAAGCGCCGCCGCCGCCTCGCGCCACCCCAAGATGCTGGCGCTCATACGGCAGGCGGAAAGCCAACTCGTGCGGCGCAGATTCGCCTCCACGCCCGAACTGGTGTCCGGCCTCTACGCCGCCTTGATCCAGTATCTGGAGGATAAGGAACTGATCCGCACCGGCCCCTTCGACGCCTCGCCCTGCCCGCGTGCCGCCCTGGCCGACCTGGACGAGGAACGGATGCGGGTGTTCATACGCCGCGCCAGACGCGCCAGAAATTTCCCCCTGCCCGAGGAGGCCACGCCGGCCGAACTGCTCACGCACCTCAACCTCTTGGACGGCGAGCGCATCGCCAACGCGGCCATGCTCCTTTTCGGGCGGCAGCCCCAGTGGTTTCTGCTCTCCTCCGAAGTGAAGTGCGCCCATTACCACGGCCTCGAGGTCGCCAAGCCGATTCCGTCCTATCAGGTCTACAAGGGCACGGTGTTCGATCTGGTCGATCAGGCCGTGGATTTCGTCCTTTCGAAAATCAATCTGCACGTCGGCACCCGCGAGGCCGGCCCCGAAGCGCCGGTGGAATACGAGATTCCCCGCGACGCCGTGGCCGAGGCTATCGTCAATGCCGTGGCCCACCGGGACTACACGAGCGCGGGCAGCGTGCAAGTGATGCTCTTTGCCGACCGGCTGGAGGTCTGGAACCCCGGGACGTTGCCGCCGTCGCTCTCCCTGGACAAGCTGCGCGGACCGCACGGATCGGTGCCGGGCAATCCGCTTTTGGCCGAACCGTTGTATCTGGCCCGCTACATCGAACGCATGGGCACCGGCACGGGCGACATGATCCGCCGCTGCCGCGAGGCGGGGCTGGCGGAACCGGCGTTTTCTGTCTCCGACGGCTTCACGACGACGCTCTGGCGCAAGGTTGTGGCGTCCGCCCCCGAAGTGACCCGGGAAGTGACCCATGAAGTCACCCGGGAAGTGACCCGGGAAGTCGCCCGGGTAGTCGAGGTCATGGGCGGCGAGATGAAACGCGTCGAAATCCAGGAAGCGCTGGGACTCAGCGACGAGGACAGTTTCCGCAAAGTCTACCTTGTTCCTGCTCTGGAGGCCGGCGTCGTGGAAATGACCATCCCGGACAAGCCCAGAAGCAGCAAACAGCGCTACAGACTGACGGCCCTTGGCAGAGCGCTTCGGGAAACCCTCGCCAAACAATCGGGGTAA
- a CDS encoding restriction endonuclease subunit S yields MEVKPGYKMTEVGVIPEDWEVSCLGKELREPIRNGYSPVCPSFETGIWTLSLSSVTMNGFDASGIKPAPLEDRKIYQFLLEEKDIVVSRSNTPDRVGLAGIYRGEPAPCSYPDLLMRVRVGNSLDPGYLLFCLLSFSGRRFFSENARGSSSSMVKIDRTILESFPIPLPPTKSEQEAIASTLSDVDVLIESLEQLITKKRNIKQGAMQELLTGKRRLPGFSGEWEEKSFGELFEFSGGFTASRDQLSCEGYCYLHYGDIHTSNKMFVDVTEEYQEIPKLGVEIGKVSRSSLLEDGDVVFVDASEDEDGVSRYVVVVNPAKVPFISGLHTIVSKVKGDCFDNLYKRYCFQSERIKRQFRFYAVGTKVSGINKKSICKISIPIPKFEEQVAIGAILNNMDAELAAIEVKLSKARHLKQAMMQELLTGRIRLV; encoded by the coding sequence ATGGAAGTGAAGCCCGGGTACAAGATGACGGAAGTTGGGGTTATTCCAGAGGATTGGGAAGTATCTTGTCTTGGGAAAGAGCTCAGAGAACCAATTCGAAATGGATATAGCCCAGTATGTCCTTCGTTTGAGACCGGTATATGGACGTTATCTTTGTCTTCCGTCACGATGAATGGATTTGATGCTTCCGGAATCAAGCCTGCCCCTTTGGAGGATCGGAAGATTTATCAGTTTTTGCTTGAAGAGAAGGACATAGTTGTTAGCAGATCTAATACGCCTGATCGCGTTGGTCTAGCTGGAATTTATCGTGGTGAACCTGCGCCATGCTCTTATCCAGACCTCCTGATGAGAGTCCGAGTAGGTAATTCACTCGATCCTGGTTATTTGTTGTTTTGCCTTTTGTCCTTTTCAGGTAGGCGTTTTTTCTCTGAGAACGCTCGAGGCTCCAGTAGTTCGATGGTAAAAATTGACCGAACTATATTGGAGTCATTTCCTATTCCTCTTCCACCCACTAAATCAGAGCAAGAAGCCATCGCCTCCACCCTCTCCGACGTCGACGTCCTCATCGAATCCCTGGAGCAACTCATCACTAAGAAGCGGAACATCAAGCAGGGGGCGATGCAGGAGTTGCTGACAGGAAAGAGGAGGTTGCCGGGGTTTAGTGGGGAGTGGGAAGAAAAAAGTTTCGGCGAATTATTTGAATTCAGTGGTGGTTTCACAGCTTCACGCGACCAACTTTCTTGCGAAGGTTATTGCTACTTGCATTATGGAGATATTCATACATCAAATAAGATGTTTGTCGATGTGACTGAGGAGTATCAGGAGATTCCGAAACTTGGTGTTGAGATAGGGAAGGTTTCTCGGTCTTCGCTGCTTGAAGATGGTGATGTTGTTTTTGTTGATGCGTCAGAGGATGAGGATGGTGTGAGTCGGTATGTGGTTGTCGTTAATCCGGCAAAGGTGCCGTTCATATCCGGGCTGCATACTATTGTTTCGAAGGTCAAAGGGGACTGTTTTGACAACTTGTACAAGAGGTATTGTTTTCAATCTGAGAGGATAAAGCGGCAGTTTAGATTTTATGCTGTCGGGACAAAGGTGTCTGGGATAAATAAGAAAAGTATTTGCAAAATATCCATTCCGATTCCAAAATTCGAAGAACAAGTGGCTATCGGGGCTATTTTGAACAACATGGATGCCGAGCTTGCTGCGATTGAGGTAAAACTCTCCAAAGCCCGCCACCTCAAACAAGCCATGATGCAAGAACTCCTCACCGGGCGGATCAGGCTCGTATGA
- a CDS encoding HsdR family type I site-specific deoxyribonuclease, with the protein MIGIGKPERATQDRVIALFRDELGYRFLGDFSDRQGNSNIALPLLEAFLARSGYTPEQINAATQKLLTEANNHGRSLYANNQAVYGLLRYGVAVKTDAGKPTETVRLVNWGEPGKNDFAIAEEVTLRGNLTRRPDLVLYVNGIAVGVLELKNSRVSIGEGIRQSLSNQQPEFNAWFFSTVQYIFAGNDSEGMRYGTIGTPEKYFLKWKEDEEDDSRYKLDKYLLKMCRKDRFLELLYDFVLFDGGVKKLPRPHQYFGIKAAQEHVRKRKGGIIWHTQGSGKSIVMVLLAKWILENNPHARVVVVTDRDELDKQIERVFTEAGEAITRTTSGGDLMRRLGQATPRLLCSLVHKFGRRDVDDFDAFIKDLQAQPSQTVGEVFVFVDECHRTQSGRLHKVMKALMPNAVFIGFTGTPLLKKDKQTSLEVFGGYIHTYKFNEGVEDGVILDLVYEARDIDQRIGSSEKIDAWFEAKTKGLNDWQKDELKKQWGTMKNVLSSRSRIDRVINDIIFDFSVKPRLSNDRGNAILVASSIYEACKYFTMLQKTPFKGKCALVTSYNPQAKDVTTEETGANTETEKQSIYNTYEDLLKGVEARPNMSRTETYEEWAKDLFTREPANMKLLVVVDKLLTGFDAPPCSYLYIDKSMQDHGLFQAICRTNRLDGDDKDFGYVVDYKDLFRKVENAIAVYTSELDHSAAGADPEILLKDRLKNGKERLDSALEAAILLCEPVEPPKGELEYIRYFCGNTEIVSDLEEREPRRAALYKATVALVRAYANISDELEEAGYSAADIARIKRQLKEFLDIRDTVRKASGEELDLKPYEADMRHLIDTYIEADEPRRISPFDNLSLLELIVKTGIAKAIDERLGAHKGDKNAVAETIENNVRKKIIKEHLSDPEFYEKMSALLSEIIAARKAKAVKYEEYLRQIAELARRVSQGHGPDMPKQLDSPGKRALYNNLGQDEELALKVDAAVKGARPDSWRGNQVKENMVKAALLPLLGGDAAEVERVFLIIKAQGEY; encoded by the coding sequence ATGATCGGCATCGGGAAGCCGGAACGAGCCACCCAGGATCGGGTGATCGCCCTGTTCCGGGACGAGTTGGGGTACCGATTCCTCGGAGACTTCTCCGACCGCCAGGGCAACAGCAACATCGCGCTGCCCCTGCTCGAAGCCTTCCTGGCCCGCAGCGGCTACACGCCCGAGCAGATAAACGCCGCCACCCAGAAGCTGCTCACGGAAGCCAACAATCACGGCCGCAGCCTTTACGCCAATAATCAGGCGGTCTACGGCCTGCTGCGCTACGGCGTGGCGGTCAAGACCGACGCCGGCAAACCCACCGAGACGGTCCGCCTCGTCAACTGGGGAGAACCCGGAAAAAACGATTTCGCCATCGCCGAGGAAGTGACCCTGAGGGGCAACCTGACCCGGCGGCCCGACCTCGTGCTCTACGTCAACGGCATCGCGGTCGGCGTGTTGGAACTCAAAAACAGCCGGGTTTCCATCGGCGAAGGCATCCGCCAGAGCCTTTCCAACCAACAGCCCGAGTTCAACGCCTGGTTTTTCAGCACGGTGCAGTACATCTTCGCGGGAAACGATTCCGAAGGCATGCGCTATGGCACGATCGGCACCCCGGAGAAATATTTTCTGAAATGGAAGGAGGACGAAGAGGACGACAGCCGGTACAAGCTGGACAAGTACCTGCTCAAGATGTGCCGCAAGGACCGCTTCCTCGAATTGCTTTACGACTTCGTGCTCTTCGACGGTGGCGTAAAAAAGCTGCCGCGCCCCCACCAGTATTTCGGCATCAAGGCGGCCCAGGAGCATGTCCGAAAGCGCAAGGGCGGCATCATCTGGCACACCCAGGGCAGCGGCAAAAGCATCGTCATGGTACTTTTGGCCAAGTGGATTCTGGAAAACAACCCCCATGCCCGGGTGGTCGTCGTCACCGACCGCGACGAACTCGACAAGCAGATCGAGCGCGTCTTCACGGAAGCCGGCGAAGCCATAACGCGCACCACCAGCGGCGGTGACCTCATGCGCCGACTCGGTCAGGCCACGCCGCGCCTGCTCTGTTCCCTGGTCCATAAATTCGGCCGCCGCGACGTGGACGATTTCGACGCCTTTATCAAGGACCTGCAAGCCCAGCCCAGCCAGACCGTGGGCGAGGTGTTCGTCTTCGTGGACGAATGCCACCGAACCCAGTCCGGCCGGCTGCACAAGGTGATGAAGGCCCTGATGCCAAACGCCGTCTTCATCGGCTTCACCGGCACGCCCCTGCTGAAAAAAGACAAGCAGACCAGCTTGGAGGTTTTCGGCGGCTACATCCATACCTACAAGTTCAACGAAGGCGTTGAAGATGGCGTGATCCTCGATCTGGTCTACGAGGCCCGGGACATCGACCAGCGCATCGGCTCCAGCGAGAAGATCGACGCCTGGTTCGAGGCCAAGACCAAGGGCCTTAACGACTGGCAGAAAGACGAGCTGAAAAAGCAGTGGGGCACCATGAAAAACGTGCTCAGCTCGCGCTCCAGGATCGACCGCGTCATAAACGACATCATTTTCGACTTCAGCGTCAAACCCCGGTTGTCCAATGACCGGGGCAACGCCATCCTGGTTGCTTCCAGCATCTACGAAGCTTGCAAGTACTTCACCATGCTCCAGAAGACGCCGTTCAAGGGAAAATGCGCCCTGGTGACGTCCTACAATCCCCAGGCCAAGGATGTGACCACGGAGGAAACCGGAGCCAACACCGAGACCGAGAAGCAATCCATCTACAACACCTACGAGGACTTGCTCAAAGGCGTGGAAGCTCGGCCGAACATGTCCAGGACGGAAACCTACGAGGAGTGGGCCAAGGACCTGTTCACCAGGGAACCGGCCAACATGAAGCTGCTCGTGGTGGTGGACAAGCTCCTCACCGGCTTCGACGCGCCGCCTTGCAGTTACCTGTACATCGACAAGTCCATGCAGGACCATGGCCTTTTCCAGGCCATCTGCCGCACCAACAGGTTGGACGGCGACGACAAAGATTTCGGCTACGTCGTCGATTACAAGGATCTTTTTCGGAAGGTCGAAAACGCCATCGCCGTTTACACCTCGGAGCTGGACCACAGCGCCGCCGGGGCCGACCCGGAAATCCTGCTCAAGGATCGGCTCAAAAACGGCAAGGAACGCCTGGACAGCGCCCTGGAGGCCGCCATTTTGCTCTGCGAGCCGGTGGAGCCGCCCAAGGGCGAGCTGGAGTACATTCGCTATTTCTGCGGCAATACGGAAATCGTCTCGGACCTGGAGGAGCGGGAGCCCCGCCGGGCGGCCCTGTATAAGGCGACCGTCGCCTTGGTGCGCGCCTACGCCAATATTTCGGACGAACTCGAGGAGGCCGGGTACTCGGCGGCGGATATCGCCCGCATCAAGCGCCAACTCAAGGAATTTCTGGACATCAGGGACACGGTCCGCAAGGCCAGCGGCGAGGAACTTGACCTCAAGCCCTACGAAGCCGACATGCGCCACCTGATCGACACCTACATCGAAGCCGACGAACCCAGGCGCATTTCCCCCTTCGATAACCTAAGCCTGCTCGAACTGATCGTGAAGACGGGGATCGCCAAGGCCATCGACGAACGGCTCGGGGCGCACAAGGGCGACAAGAACGCCGTGGCGGAAACCATCGAGAACAACGTCCGCAAGAAGATCATCAAGGAGCACCTCAGCGACCCCGAATTTTACGAGAAGATGTCCGCGCTTCTGAGCGAGATCATTGCCGCCCGCAAGGCAAAGGCCGTCAAGTATGAGGAATATCTGCGACAAATTGCCGAGTTGGCCCGGAGGGTGTCGCAGGGACACGGCCCAGATATGCCGAAACAGCTGGATAGCCCGGGGAAACGAGCGCTTTACAACAACCTCGGCCAGGACGAGGAATTGGCGCTCAAGGTCGATGCGGCCGTGAAAGGGGCAAGGCCTGACAGTTGGCGGGGCAACCAGGTCAAGGAGAACATGGTCAAGGCAGCGCTGTTGCCGCTCCTTGGCGGCGATGCGGCCGAAGTGGAGCGGGTCTTTCTCATCATCAAGGCCCAAGGCGAGTATTAA
- a CDS encoding SprT family zinc-dependent metalloprotease: MAAGFTLGEMEVDVIFKDIKNIHLSVYPPAGKVRVAAPLRMNLDTIRVFTISKLDWIKKQQRKFLEQDRETPREYLERESHDLWGKRYLMNIVEQDVAPRVELEHHRIVLFIRPGTDERKRQEVVDGWYRNQLRIAAHPLISKWEQRLEVRIARLFIRKMKTRWGSCNPSSKSIRLNTDLAKKPKVCLEYIVVHELAHLIEPNHGTKFVELMDHFLPKWRLYREQLNRLPVSHEEWMY; this comes from the coding sequence ATGGCAGCGGGATTTACCTTGGGAGAAATGGAAGTGGATGTCATCTTCAAGGATATAAAAAACATCCACTTGAGCGTCTATCCGCCGGCAGGCAAGGTGCGGGTGGCAGCTCCGCTTCGGATGAACCTGGACACAATCCGAGTCTTTACCATCTCGAAGCTTGATTGGATAAAAAAGCAGCAGCGGAAGTTTCTAGAGCAGGATCGTGAGACGCCCCGGGAATATCTTGAACGGGAAAGCCACGATCTTTGGGGTAAACGCTACTTGATGAACATCGTGGAGCAAGATGTTGCCCCCCGAGTGGAACTTGAACACCACCGCATTGTGTTGTTCATTCGCCCAGGCACCGATGAGCGTAAGCGACAGGAAGTCGTGGACGGCTGGTATCGGAACCAGCTAAGGATCGCCGCGCATCCATTGATCAGCAAATGGGAGCAGCGCCTTGAAGTTCGGATAGCTCGGCTTTTTATACGGAAGATGAAAACCCGATGGGGGAGTTGCAATCCTTCATCGAAAAGCATCCGGCTGAATACAGATTTGGCCAAGAAGCCTAAGGTTTGCCTGGAGTATATCGTCGTTCACGAACTGGCGCATCTCATCGAGCCAAACCATGGGACAAAATTCGTAGAGCTTATGGACCATTTTTTGCCGAAGTGGCGATTATACCGTGAACAATTGAACCGACTTCCGGTAAGTCATGAAGAATGGATGTACTGA